A segment of the Dehalococcoidales bacterium genome:
GGCTCGAATCTCATCCTTTCATACCGGCAGACCCGGCGGAAAGGGCGAACCGCTGCCGTGAGATTTTTTCCATGCAGGTAGCCAGCCTGACCAAGAAACTCTCCGGGGCCGGCAAGAACCGCCTGATACTGGGGGTTTCCGGGGGGCTTGATTCCACTCTGAGCCTGCTGGTGGCCGTGAAGACGATGGACTTCCTGGGACTGCCCAGGCAGAATGTCCACGCCTACAGCCTGCCCGCCTTCGGCACCACCCCGAGGACAAAGACTAACGCCCGAAAACTAAGCCGGGCATTAGGAGTAAGCTTTGAGCAGGTAGATATCAGAAAAAGTTGCCGGTCACACCTCAAAGACCTCAAACACAACGGTGATGGGGACATCGTCTTCGAAAATGTCCAGGCCCGGTACCGGACCGAGTTTCTCTTCAACAAGGCCAACCATCTCGACGCCATCGTCCTCGGCACCGGAGACCTGACCGAGATTGCCCTCGGATGGTGCACCTTCTCGGGAGACCATATCTCGCATTATCACATCAACTGCTCCGTACCCAAGACGCTGGTGCAGTTTCTGGTACGCTGGGTAGCTGACGAAGAACTGTCCGGCTCACCGGCGCAGAAAGTCCTCTATGACGTCCTGGACACACCCATCTCCCCGGAATTACTACCCGCCGAGAACCACCAGATCACGCAAATGAGCGAGGAAGTCATCGGGCCGGTTGAGCTTGCCGATTTCTACCTCTACCCCTTCATCCGCTTCGGTATGAGACCGGGTAAGATCCTCTACCTGGCTAACGAAGTGAGAAAACGGGGACTTTTTGATGGCCAGTACACCCTTGATGACCTGCGTAAATGGCTGAAGAGCTTCCTGCAAAGGTTCTTCGCCA
Coding sequences within it:
- a CDS encoding NAD(+) synthase; translated protein: LESHPFIPADPAERANRCREIFSMQVASLTKKLSGAGKNRLILGVSGGLDSTLSLLVAVKTMDFLGLPRQNVHAYSLPAFGTTPRTKTNARKLSRALGVSFEQVDIRKSCRSHLKDLKHNGDGDIVFENVQARYRTEFLFNKANHLDAIVLGTGDLTEIALGWCTFSGDHISHYHINCSVPKTLVQFLVRWVADEELSGSPAQKVLYDVLDTPISPELLPAENHQITQMSEEVIGPVELADFYLYPFIRFGMRPGKILYLANEVRKRGLFDGQYTLDDLRKWLKSFLQRFFANQFKRTCLPEGPKIGSVSLSPRGDWRMPSDARVQLWLDDLEAMYSRLKENSD